AACTTtgcaaacaaataaaataaaagcacaAAAAAATGCTTCAGCAAGAAGCAGAAccataaaaaatcatgtaaaaatgcacataataCTTCAAAGCATAGTAACTTCccaaccaaaaaaacaaagcaTTACTACATTACAGGattacaaactttattttattcgaGCATACATTAAGGTTGGGACCACgtttcttgaaaaattcaagCATACATTGACTAAAAAATGGAACACGGggacataaaagaaaaaattaaagcacaaattattaaaaaaattcatacataCACCTAATACAGTTGGTACCACATGACCCTAATCCCCAAAAAAGGAGTAAAGCATATTAAACCCTAATTGAggtttaaataaagaaaaaacctatgaaatcaagaaaaaaaaaaccctaactTACTGAAATAAAAGAGAACCTACAGTCATTGCTTCCAGATATGAAGTTTCACCAGCTTTTCCCCTCAGAAAAAACctccattaaataaaaaaaaaaacagaaaagttAGTAAaaactcatataaaataattcaaaaatcacAAGTTTCGAACTTACCTTTTTAAGTATAAGTTTTTCCCCAAGATCTGGACAAGTACATTAGCTATGTCTCAGATTTCCTagaaaactaacaaaaaaaataaaataaaattagtaaactaaaaaataaaaaaataaaaaaaagttatttaaatactTACAAGTTCCTTCGGCACAATTTTCAATCGTTTTAACGGAGTTTGAACGGTGAATTTCGCTTATAGGGTTCGTGGTTCAGTCGCCTCTCTTACTCTCTCTCCAGAAACACGTTTGAGAATAGGAACCCTAATTTTGACTAAACAGTcattctttcatatataaagaggtgtatttttatctttccCCCTTCACACTAACGTTTAGTTTCTGCAAGGAGGCAGTgtgctatatttttaaaattacagaaaggTAATATGCTCTTTTATTTATCacaaggggtaatttgcttttaACCCATCACATCTCCAACACATTTTTTCGATTGAAAATATCATAACTTTTACAAACATGACTTGTATTGGAAGAGTTGGAATCAATTTATAGCCATTCATGTAGCTTGGAGGTGTAGATAGGATCTCTGCTTTTATTCCCTCTTTTCATTTCTAGaataaagaaaggaaaaacttGCTATTCTTTTTTAGGCCAATTCACACTAAAAACTCCCTTCAAGATTACTGTTGTCAATAGTTCCTAATAATTGTTTAACACCAGTCGCCAAGGACCACTTCTAATGAAATTTGTAAACATTGAGACCTCAATGTGATTATGTGCGCACCAAGGGAACAAAATGCGAATAGTGGTATATTTGGAGgacaccaaaaaaaattatagccaaTTTTTATTCCATTGTGTTTTATGCATTTCTGGGCAAATACGAAACTTTCGATTTGAGagctaaaaataaatttaacttgAGAACTCCAAAAAAGCGTTCCTAAAGAAGGTTAAAACAAGTAAAACGTATGATAAATAAGAGAACATTGTTGGTAGATAGAGTTGAGtctaaaacaataataagatTCAAAGTCATAAAACATAAGTCTTACCACATAAActagaaagaaacaaagaacaTCGTAagatcaaaaaaattgtaagcTCTTCTGATATCTTGCGGAGGAAGAAGTTTGGTCCCACAAGCTGATGGTAGCTTATACCGCCTTGGAGAGAATGGGCTTCTCAATTAACTAAACGTAAGCTATCTCGACATCTTCTGCAGTTTCAGGCACTTAGAGGTCGAGGTCGAGGTCCTCCCCTTTGAGGTAGGAAACTCCCTTGAGAAGCACCAACAGGAGAAGTTGCAAGAGATCTACAATGCTCCTCCACAAACCTCTCCAAAGGGAGTAGATGAGCCTTGTGAGCATTCTCCCTTCTCAATTCTCTAGATGTGAGAACACTCTCGTGAAGATTTTCATCTGTGCCAaagtaaatgaaaaaagaaaatgatcaaattttcTCTATTCGTTAGATCTTTTTAAACCTTCATAACTATTGACATCCATAATTCAAAACAGGACTTAGATTGGGGGGCTACAGACAACTCAATCCCACCTACACCAAACTCATGGAAGTCACCATtcaaaatgggaaaaatacTTGTAACCTCCCTAGATGAAGACTTAAACTTAAGAGAAATATAAAAGGAATCAATTAAACAACCGAGCGTGTGTTGACGACGTTTCATACAAAAACCTGCCCATTCCAAATCTGAGGCCTGAGGCAACTCCAACAACCCCACCAACGATGAAAAAGAGAAGCTAATGAGATAGAGGACAGAGAGCCTCATCCCACCGAATGCCGACGTTTGACATCGACTCTTCATGTTGACATGTCTTGATCAGCAACTTGGCTGAGGCTTTGTTTTTATGATTGTTGTAGgaatattgatttttctagATCAAATCttggaaaattgaaaagataatATTGATACTCTCACATAGGGACTTGTAGGGTATCAATGTTGCAACTCAATTAAGTGCATGTTGCAACTCAATTAAGTGCATGACATGATTGTTGANNNNNNNNNNCTTGTAGCTCTACCATGCAATATTTTCTTAGAGAAAGTAGAGCATAAAATTGAcgtggataaaataaattaggcccaacaaattaaattgggtcaagaatattttgagGGTGATATGGGcctacaaaaataaagatttaaGTAAGCCCACTAGGTACATAAGTCAGCAGAAAGTAAGATGAAGGACATGTAACAACATCACCTTGATAATACAGTGTTGTGTGTACAACTGGTCCTTAGTATAAAAACCCCAACATTCAAGATGGCCAAGgtaattaattccaaatctCATATCTACTTTACAAAAGATTTGATTTGAGTGTTAGAGTGCTCACTCAAAGTCAAGTCTTGCACGTACTTCTTTATGCAGGCTCCAAACTCGTTCTGCATATCGCGAGTCCAGACATCGAACGATAAACGACTTCTAAATATCATACCttataacaaattattgatttgaaCCATATCTAAGATGAGCCTTTATTTGGGTTAgagtatatatgtttttagttaaataatgCATCTCTATTCAATTGACCTACTGTAATTTGACTTTTGTTTATGAACATGATTTTCTATAATCCACTTATGGAATGCCTTAGAATCTCATTCAATGAACAATGGTAGAATTAAAAGACATTTTCAAATGCTTacaacttttattattaacattttttttttaaattgcttAAAGTACATTACTATTAGAAAAGCatacactatgtttgttttcattttcaagttatttccgacgagtcaaaacatatccaatatttgacataattcaGAAACACcctatttaggtgttttaaactgttttagcataaatatatacatatatatatacacatacatatacataaatatatataaaaaagacatgatttgactatgaattgacaataaatagtaatttttgtctcccaaaacactaCATTAAATacacaatacttattttaaattatcataaaaaactaatccaaatatacatAGTATCTAACAcgcttatttatctttatttttttctttttatcttcacaaaacacaacaaaatactaaaaaaaacgAATATGaacaataaaagattttgCAAACATTGAAAAACACCTCATTACATAGCCAAGAAAAGCTGTGTATTGTTCTCCCAAAGCAAAGCAACAGTGAAGCCGGAGAATGAACGAACAACAGCGATCGATACTCATCCAGTCTGCGTCTCGCTTCCCCCCGCCTCCAGGTACAACAATCGCTAATCTCTGCTGTATTTTAAGATTTCTTAGCATTCTGACTCAAATTGTTCTGCCAGGGGTGAAGTTTTCATATGGAACGGCGGGGTTCAGAGCCGACGCATCATTGCTGGAATCCACGGTGTTCCGGGTGGGTATACTGGCTGCGCTGAGGTCGATCCAAACTGGGTCGGTGATTGGGCTCATGATCACCGCCTCCCACAATAAGGTATCTGATAATGGGGTCAAAGTGGCGGACCCATCTGGTGGAATGCTCACTCAGAGCTGGGAACCCTTTGCTGACGCTCTTGCTAATGCCCCAGATTCCCATTCCCTTCTCCAGGTAAGAACACGTATGTTTTCTGCTTAATAGGAAGTACTGAAGCACGATTGAGGGAGTATTTTCTATCTTTGGTCCTTCTCTTTGGAATCGGTGCTTGTTAAATTGAAACTCTTCATATCAGTGCAAAATGCCTGGTTTAATTTGTGTATCTGTCTTAGTCAGGATAATTTGGGCTTGGGAGAAGTTAGTTTCATAAGATGATATTTTGGAGCTGTACCCTTTTCCATTAGATATAGGAAATAGTTTAGACAATTGATTGTAGTATTCATAGTCATCTGAGACAGATTGATGTGTCTGTCTTATGTCTTCTTTCTGTTGCTTACTGAAACAGTTGCTAGATGATTTCgtgaagaaggaaaagatTACACTTGAAGGAGCCCCTGCAGCGGAAGTTTTGTTGGGAAGAGACACTAGGCCCAGTGGGATGTCCCTTCTGGATGCCGCTAAACAAGTATTATGTTCTTACTGCTTTTGACTTTTATCATCTTTGTTCCTATGCTTCATATTTCATGTAGTACTTTGTAGATAGTATGTGCCGACTGGAAACCTGCCTCAATTTGTAATTGGTTCTCTAACTGCAGTAAATCTTCGGGTCTGTTTATTTCCTTCTTTTAGGTTAGGTGTAGTTACCTATCTTTTTGTGCATTTAGATAGTGTTAACTGCGAGTACCAGGAATTTATATCTTAGATCATTAGGTGAGCATGATTATATTGTGGATGAGACATAAGGTTATCTTGTATAATAAGTTCTGATGCAATAATGCTAATTAACATTTCATAGGGAATAACTGCAATTATGGGAGCCTCTGCCAGAGTTATGGGAGTTGTGACAACTCCTCAACTGCACTGGATGGTTCGTGCAAAAAATAAGGGCGTGGAAGCCTCtgaaaacaattattttgacCAACTTTTGGCATCTTTTAGGTTAGTTTCATTGGTAGGCATAGAGaagttttactttttaaatttttttacgaCTTTTGACGAAGAATAAAGTTGTTAGAGGTACACATTTTCAGGTACTTACTGGATTATATTCCCCAAAGAAATAGCAGGAACAATGTGACTGATAAACTTATAGTGGATGGGTCGGATGGTGTGGGTGGAGAGAAGCTTGAAAAGTTGAAGACAAGGTTGGGTTATTTAACAATTGATGTTCGTAACTATGGTGATGGTGTACTTAATGAAGGTGTAGGTGCTGATTATGTGCAGAAAGAGAAGGTTGTTCCGCGAAGTTTTGGTCCTGCTGATGCTGGTATAAGGTGAGTTATTTTCCTTCTGtttcctattttcttttgtaaattgACTCTTATATTAATTTCCAAGATTCAATCACTAAAGTGCATttggaataataattttcaattttctataattgtaTGATAATCTAAGTGGTGGGAGACAcatctttttatgaaaataatagcATATTTTGTTTCACCTGCGTCAAGTGCTTTTTGTTTTGcataattttctcttaaacGTTGTCATTATCCTCTAACCGTCTCAGAAATGTCTGCTTCATACGTCAAGTTACTGCCCCAATCACTTCTgttgcattattttatatcatgcGTTTGCatctacatttttttatttgcaaagTTGTTGGTAATGCATGACATGCTCTGTATAGTACTTTGTTATTGCTGATTGCTAAATAGTTGGGATTCAATTATTCCACTCGTGTTATCattggaaatattaatttaagttgTGGTTTTGCTCTGTGGCCCAAGGAATTTCTGACTTGCGATCTTTTATACCATTACCAACTTGGAGTTGGCGTATGTAACCTTTGCAGAATCGTACAAATTTTTGTTTCACGGATCACTTGTAATTCTGATTAGGATTGGAAACTGTGAACTTGTATGATTCTAGTGTTTCAGGTGTGCCAGTTTGGATGGAGATGCTGATCGGCTTGTGTATTTCTCTGTTTTATCAAATAGTAACAAGATCGACCTTGTTGATGGGGACAAGATATTGTCTTTGTTTGCTTTATTTCTCAAGGAGCAATTAGGTATTCTTAATGGGCCTGAAGATGCAAAAGCAAATAAATCTTATCAAGCCTCTCTTGGTGTGGTACAGACAGCTTATGCTAATGGAGCATCTACTGATTACCTGAAGCAGTTGGGCCTGGAAGTTGTTTTGACTCCAACAGGAGTCAAATACCTGCATGAGAAAGCAGCTGAGTATGATATTGGCATCTATTTTGAGGCAAATGGACATGGAACTATCTTATTTTCAGATGCATTTTTATCCTGGTTGGAGACTAGAAACAATGAACTTGCATCAACATCAAAAGGTTAAATAAGTTTgtcttttattcattttttgtggtatTACTTGCTTTTGGTAAATGAACTTTTACTGGTTGCTTATATCTAGGTTCTGATCAACATAAGGCTGCTTTAAGATTATTGGCTGtcagtaaattaattaatcaggCTGTTGGAGATGCATTAAGTGGGTTGCTCTTAGTGGAGGCTATCTTGCAACATATGGGATGGTCTATCCATAAATGGAATGAACTTTACCAAGATTTACCTAGCAGACAACTTAAGGTCAGTTTGTTTCTAGATACTTGTTTCACAGTTTTCTAGATGGTTTAGCGAGATGATGTATGC
The window above is part of the Sesamum indicum cultivar Zhongzhi No. 13 linkage group LG2, S_indicum_v1.0, whole genome shotgun sequence genome. Proteins encoded here:
- the LOC105155939 gene encoding phosphoacetylglucosamine mutase, which translates into the protein MNEQQRSILIQSASRFPPPPGVKFSYGTAGFRADASLLESTVFRVGILAALRSIQTGSVIGLMITASHNKVSDNGVKVADPSGGMLTQSWEPFADALANAPDSHSLLQLLDDFVKKEKITLEGAPAAEVLLGRDTRPSGMSLLDAAKQGITAIMGASARVMGVVTTPQLHWMVRAKNKGVEASENNYFDQLLASFRYLLDYIPQRNSRNNVTDKLIVDGSDGVGGEKLEKLKTRLGYLTIDVRNYGDGVLNEGVGADYVQKEKVVPRSFGPADAGIRCASLDGDADRLVYFSVLSNSNKIDLVDGDKILSLFALFLKEQLGILNGPEDAKANKSYQASLGVVQTAYANGASTDYLKQLGLEVVLTPTGVKYLHEKAAEYDIGIYFEANGHGTILFSDAFLSWLETRNNELASTSKGSDQHKAALRLLAVSKLINQAVGDALSGLLLVEAILQHMGWSIHKWNELYQDLPSRQLKVKVVDRTAIITINAETTVVRPVGIQEAIDTETAKYPQGRCFIRPSGTEDVVRVYAEASTQEAADNLARSVMRLVDQYLGFSSS